ATTCTTGGTACTTCTATGGGTACATTCAATATGATACGCTGGATGGGTGCGGCATTTGGCCCGGTGGCTGGTGGAATAATGCTGGAGGTCTATGGCCCTGAATTATCTTTCATGGTCTTTGGCCTGCTGATACTTATCTCAGCGGTTCTTTCAATCATGATCTATGAAGAATGGATGGACAATGAATGAACTTATCTATTTTCAATATTTAGAATACCACGGCCTGCGAGCACTCCGGTTGCTGCGGCATTGACAATATCTCTCGAAAGCCCTGCACCATCACCTGCCGCAAAAAGGTTTCTGATATCTGTTTGCATATTCCTGTCTACATGTATCTTCATTGAATAGAATTTGACCTCAGGGGCATAAAGAAGAGTGGAGTCTGAGGCAACGCCAGGGATGATTCTATCCAGAATTTCCAGACCTTCAATAATGTCCATCACTATTCTGTGGGGCATTGCCATGGAAATATCTCCAGGTGTAACCTCCTTTAGTGTATTGATCACAGAATTTCTTTCAAGTCTGCTGGAGGTTGACCTTCTACCCCTTCTCAGGTCTCCCATTCGCTGGAGTACCGGCTTACCGCCTCCAATGGTTGTTGCAAGCTTTGCAACAGAACGGGCATATTTGATCGTATTTTCGATTGGTTCTGTTAACTCCACATGAACCAGGAAGGCAAAATTTGTATTTTCAGACATCCTGCTGTGCAGTGAATGACCGTTTGTAGCGATAAAGCCTTCATATTCCTCCTTTACAACAAAACCATGGTCGTTTGTACAGAAAGTTCTTACAAAATCATCATATTTTCTGGTCTGGATATGGAATTTCGGGTCTCTGTTAATTTTTGTAACAGGGTCCATGATAATTGCAGGAACTTCCACCCTGACCCCAATGTCAATCCCTGCATACCTGGCTTTTATGGAATGCCTGTCAACCAGCTGGTTAACCCAGTCCCCACCGATTCTTCCTGGTGCCAGGAGAGTATATTTTACATTGATACAATCTCCTCCGGACAGAACAATTCCTTTGCAGATACTGTTCTCGATTATAAGGTCATCCACCCTTGTATTTAATAGAAAATCAACTCCCTGTTCATCCAGTCTGTTCTTGAATCTTGTAATAACTTCAGGAGCATTGTCTGAACCTATATGACGCTGTCTGATCTCAATGAACCTGGCACCCACCGATGCAGCCCTTCTTTTAAGGTCCTCTATGTCGCTCTCGGCTGGAGAATAGAGCTTTTCAGTAGCACCGCATTCAAGAAAAATCCGGTCCACATATTCTACCAGATCCCAGGAGGTTCTGTGATCTCCTGTATACTCTGTCAGGTTACCTCCAATATCTGGTCGCAGGTTAAGTGTTCCGTCAGAATAGGTGCCTGCACCTCCAACACCACACATGATATCACAGGGAGTGCAGTGGGTGCAGTGCTGGATGGAGTCAATCGGACATTCCCTTTTATCGATATTTTCTCCCATATCCACAACCAGAACATTCATACCACTGGATGACATCTCATTTGCAGCAAACATTCCTGCAGGTCCTGCGCCAATCACAACAGCATCATACTGTGATTCTCTGATAGTTGATCTGTCAACATCCATGATGTATCCGACCATTTCCGGCTGATGGTGTGGGTATTATGAAATCCGCTTCTTTTTCAGGATATGATCCTGTCCAGCTGGTTAAGTCTCTGGCCCAGTTTTATTTCCTGGGCAATTCTCCTACCGGTTGAAAGATTTTCTTCAATCAGGTCCGAATAGGGGGAGCCTGACATGTAGATATTTGTACCTGCAACAATACGTGCAGAAATTTCGAACACTTTTATCTCAAGTTTGTCTGTAAAAACGGTTTCCAGGCAGAAAGGTCCGATCATGCCTCCAAACATTTTGATGGATTGCTCCACCACCTTTTCACCTATACTGAATACCAGTGGAAGCAGGGATTCTCTTGCAATAAGTGGAACATTGCCTGTTACAACATACGTTGGCTGTATACCAGCTTCAGTTAGCTCTTTTGGAGAACCCAGCCTGAATATTTCATCTGCATTGGATTCTACCCTGCGGTCCATGCTCAGCATCTCAAGTGTTCCTTCACTCAGAGAATATCCTTCATTTCTGAGGGGAGAGTAGAAATAGTGGAGATAGTATCGTGTACCTATAATAAATTCCTGTATTGTATATTTCTGATGGGGTTCTATGTATCTCTCAAATTCTTCATAACTCTTTGCAACAAAGAATCCACGTCCACCCCT
Above is a genomic segment from Methanosalsum zhilinae DSM 4017 containing:
- a CDS encoding formate--phosphoribosylaminoimidazolecarboxamide ligase yields the protein MIEKKQILDILQSYDQKKISIATVCSHSSLQIFDGARKEGFRTIGICVGEPPRFYDAFPKAKPDEYIIVDSYQQIPDIADKLREKNAIIVPHGSFVEYMGSDKFTDLAVPTFGNRNVLNWESDRDKEREWLEGAGIHMPRKIEDPRDINGPVMVKYHGARGGRGFFVAKSYEEFERYIEPHQKYTIQEFIIGTRYYLHYFYSPLRNEGYSLSEGTLEMLSMDRRVESNADEIFRLGSPKELTEAGIQPTYVVTGNVPLIARESLLPLVFSIGEKVVEQSIKMFGGMIGPFCLETVFTDKLEIKVFEISARIVAGTNIYMSGSPYSDLIEENLSTGRRIAQEIKLGQRLNQLDRIIS
- a CDS encoding NAD(P)/FAD-dependent oxidoreductase — its product is MVGYIMDVDRSTIRESQYDAVVIGAGPAGMFAANEMSSSGMNVLVVDMGENIDKRECPIDSIQHCTHCTPCDIMCGVGGAGTYSDGTLNLRPDIGGNLTEYTGDHRTSWDLVEYVDRIFLECGATEKLYSPAESDIEDLKRRAASVGARFIEIRQRHIGSDNAPEVITRFKNRLDEQGVDFLLNTRVDDLIIENSICKGIVLSGGDCINVKYTLLAPGRIGGDWVNQLVDRHSIKARYAGIDIGVRVEVPAIIMDPVTKINRDPKFHIQTRKYDDFVRTFCTNDHGFVVKEEYEGFIATNGHSLHSRMSENTNFAFLVHVELTEPIENTIKYARSVAKLATTIGGGKPVLQRMGDLRRGRRSTSSRLERNSVINTLKEVTPGDISMAMPHRIVMDIIEGLEILDRIIPGVASDSTLLYAPEVKFYSMKIHVDRNMQTDIRNLFAAGDGAGLSRDIVNAAATGVLAGRGILNIENR